One stretch of Pseudomonas azotoformans DNA includes these proteins:
- a CDS encoding NAD(P)H nitroreductase: MQALDALLNRVSVPRLLEPAPTQEQRDVLFAAAMRAPDHGQLRPWRFLTVEGTAREQMGTLLAEAARLQDADAPQAVIDKAQNGPLRAPLVVVVIARLQEHFKVPKSEQLLAAACAAHGILLAAYAQGIGAVWRTGELSYSAHVAKGLGLTADEEVIGFLYLGTPQNPPRTAAKEDLTQFVSAWTGL; encoded by the coding sequence ATGCAGGCTCTCGACGCTTTGCTCAACCGTGTTTCCGTGCCGCGCCTGCTGGAGCCGGCACCGACCCAGGAGCAGCGCGATGTGCTGTTTGCCGCCGCCATGCGTGCGCCCGACCACGGCCAACTGCGCCCTTGGCGTTTCCTGACGGTTGAAGGCACTGCCCGCGAGCAGATGGGCACCTTGTTGGCCGAAGCAGCCCGGCTGCAAGACGCCGATGCGCCGCAAGCGGTGATCGACAAGGCCCAGAACGGTCCGTTGCGCGCGCCGTTGGTGGTGGTGGTGATTGCTCGTTTGCAGGAGCACTTCAAGGTGCCGAAGTCCGAGCAACTGCTGGCTGCTGCCTGTGCGGCTCATGGCATTCTGTTGGCAGCTTATGCTCAGGGGATTGGTGCGGTGTGGCGCACCGGTGAGTTGTCCTATTCGGCCCATGTGGCCAAAGGCCTGGGGCTGACGGCGGATGAGGAGGTGATTGGCTTCCTGTACCTGGGCACGCCGCAGAACCCGCCGCGTACTGCTGCTAAAGAAGACCTGACGCAGTTTGTCAGTGCCTGGACCGGTCTCTAA
- a CDS encoding lipopolysaccharide kinase InaA family protein produces the protein MAVECVAGSHVAPEERFDYFWRQQGEWVEEPNRRRGGESGVQRVISPNGRLLYSKRQTGHIYRSWLHPFGRPTVLRERDAIKGLRLLDVRVPEMVFCEARRDPEHQWKALLVTAALDGFDEIENWYAAGGREQYGEVVHERVLKELAGTLARMHKGRWQHGCLYIKHIFVRVTGEGDSANVEVALLDFEKCRQRLTAYRAASHDMLQLRRHSSWNDTDWKKLSYFYETAFGSAIKGLTR, from the coding sequence ATGGCAGTTGAGTGCGTAGCAGGCAGTCATGTAGCGCCCGAGGAACGATTTGATTATTTCTGGCGCCAGCAAGGCGAGTGGGTCGAAGAGCCCAACCGTCGGCGTGGTGGTGAAAGCGGTGTGCAGCGTGTGATCAGCCCCAACGGCCGCTTGCTCTACAGCAAACGCCAGACCGGGCACATCTACCGCAGTTGGCTGCATCCGTTTGGCCGTCCGACGGTGCTGCGCGAGCGCGATGCGATCAAGGGCCTGCGCCTGTTGGACGTGCGTGTGCCGGAAATGGTGTTTTGCGAAGCGCGCCGTGACCCCGAGCACCAATGGAAAGCGCTGTTGGTCACCGCGGCCCTCGACGGTTTCGACGAAATCGAGAACTGGTATGCCGCCGGTGGCCGCGAGCAATACGGCGAAGTGGTGCATGAGCGTGTACTCAAGGAACTGGCCGGTACCCTGGCGCGCATGCACAAGGGCCGATGGCAGCATGGCTGCCTCTACATCAAGCACATCTTCGTGCGGGTGACGGGCGAGGGTGACTCGGCCAACGTCGAGGTGGCGCTGCTGGATTTCGAGAAATGCCGCCAGCGCCTGACCGCTTATCGGGCCGCCTCCCATGACATGCTGCAATTGCGCCGCCATTCGTCGTGGAACGATACCGACTGGAAGAAACTCAGCTACTTTTACGAGACGGCGTTTGGCAGCGCTATCAAGGGTTTAACCAGATGA
- a CDS encoding imelysin family protein: MFRPKLLFTSLAALALGACSPQDPQAVTSAAIAKQVILPTYSRWVEADRQLAVSALAYCQGKESLDTARADFLHAQKAWAELQPLLIGPLAEGNRSWQVQFWPDKKNLVGRQVEQLVASQPQIDGAALAKSSVVVQGLSAYEYILYDAKTDIADDAQKARYCPLLVAIGDRQKALAEEILASWNSTDGMLAQMTKFPNQRYADSHEAIADLLRVQVTALDTLKKKLGTPMGRQTKGIPQPFQADAWRSQSSLQSLEASLAAAQTVWVGVDNKGLRGLLPSEQKPLADKIDNAYAASLKLFASNQRTLNELLADDAGRQQLNDLYDSLNVVHRLHEGELAKALGIQLGFNANDGD, from the coding sequence ATGTTCCGTCCCAAGTTGTTGTTCACCAGCCTGGCCGCCCTCGCCCTCGGCGCCTGCTCGCCGCAAGACCCGCAAGCAGTGACCTCGGCGGCCATCGCCAAGCAAGTGATCCTGCCGACCTACAGCCGTTGGGTCGAAGCCGACCGGCAACTGGCCGTCAGCGCGCTGGCCTACTGCCAGGGCAAAGAAAGCCTGGACACCGCGCGTGCCGACTTCCTGCATGCACAGAAGGCCTGGGCCGAGCTGCAACCGCTGCTGATCGGGCCGCTGGCCGAGGGCAACCGTTCGTGGCAGGTGCAGTTCTGGCCGGACAAGAAGAACCTGGTCGGCCGCCAGGTCGAGCAACTGGTCGCCAGCCAACCGCAGATCGACGGCGCCGCCCTGGCCAAGTCCAGCGTGGTGGTGCAGGGCCTGTCCGCCTACGAATACATCCTCTACGACGCCAAGACCGATATCGCCGACGACGCGCAAAAGGCCCGTTACTGCCCGCTGCTGGTCGCCATCGGCGACCGTCAGAAAGCCCTGGCCGAGGAGATCCTGGCCAGCTGGAACAGCACCGACGGCATGCTGGCGCAGATGACCAAGTTCCCCAACCAGCGCTACGCCGACTCCCACGAAGCCATTGCCGATCTGCTGCGCGTGCAGGTCACCGCACTGGACACCCTGAAGAAAAAACTCGGCACGCCGATGGGCCGCCAGACCAAGGGCATCCCGCAGCCGTTCCAGGCCGACGCATGGCGCAGCCAGTCGTCCCTGCAAAGCCTCGAAGCCAGCCTGGCGGCGGCCCAGACCGTGTGGGTCGGCGTCGACAACAAAGGCCTGCGTGGCCTGCTGCCGTCCGAGCAGAAGCCATTGGCCGACAAGATCGACAACGCCTACGCCGCGTCCCTGAAACTGTTCGCCAGCAACCAGCGCACCCTCAATGAACTGCTGGCCGATGACGCCGGGCGCCAACAGCTCAACGACCTCTACGACAGCCTCAACGTCGTCCACCGCCTGCACGAAGGCGAACTGGCCAAGGCGCTGGGCATCCAACTGGGCTTTAACGCCAACGACGGTGACTGA
- a CDS encoding DUF1513 domain-containing protein translates to MLRRQALAVGSVLLSALTLGGWTLFKSKDKRPLLLSARDDADGKHYAVGYRLDGKPVFATQVGQRCHDIINHPTLPIALFVARRPGTESYLIDLRDGALLQTITSQLNRHFYGHAVIHKSGDWLYATENDTSDPGRGLLGVYRFEGERLVHSGEISTHGIGPHQVSWMPDGETLVVANGGIRTEAESRVEMNLNAMEPSLVLMHRDGTLISKETLGQQMNSVRHMGIASDGTILTGQQFMGPSQERSELLAIKRPGQPFVAFPVADEQLQAMGHYTASVAVHSELRLVALTAPRGNRFFIWDMDSGELRLDGPLPDCAGVGAVKDGFVVTSGQGRCRFYDCRQKQLIAKPLELPAGLWDNHLHLI, encoded by the coding sequence ATGCTCAGGCGACAGGCTCTGGCCGTTGGTAGCGTGCTGCTCAGTGCACTCACACTGGGCGGCTGGACGCTGTTCAAAAGCAAAGACAAGCGCCCGCTGCTGCTCTCGGCGCGGGATGATGCAGACGGCAAGCACTACGCCGTGGGCTATCGCCTGGACGGCAAGCCGGTGTTTGCCACGCAGGTCGGCCAGCGCTGCCACGACATCATCAACCACCCGACGCTGCCGATTGCGCTGTTTGTCGCCCGTCGCCCGGGCACCGAGAGTTACCTGATCGACCTGCGCGATGGCGCGCTGCTGCAAACCATCACCTCCCAGCTCAACCGCCACTTCTATGGCCACGCGGTCATCCACAAGAGCGGCGACTGGCTGTACGCCACCGAGAACGACACGTCCGACCCCGGCCGTGGCCTGCTCGGTGTGTACCGGTTCGAAGGCGAGCGGCTGGTGCACAGCGGCGAGATCTCCACCCACGGCATCGGCCCGCACCAAGTGTCGTGGATGCCCGACGGCGAAACCCTGGTGGTGGCCAACGGCGGCATTCGCACCGAAGCCGAAAGCCGCGTGGAGATGAACCTCAACGCCATGGAGCCGAGCCTGGTGCTGATGCACCGCGATGGCACGCTGATCAGCAAGGAAACCCTCGGCCAGCAAATGAACAGCGTGCGCCACATGGGGATCGCCAGCGATGGCACCATCCTCACCGGGCAGCAGTTCATGGGACCGTCCCAGGAGCGCTCCGAGTTGCTGGCGATCAAGCGTCCGGGGCAGCCGTTCGTGGCGTTTCCGGTGGCTGACGAGCAGTTGCAGGCGATGGGGCACTACACCGCCAGCGTGGCGGTACACAGCGAATTGCGCCTGGTGGCGTTGACCGCCCCACGGGGCAATCGCTTCTTTATCTGGGACATGGACAGCGGCGAACTGCGCCTGGACGGGCCGCTGCCCGACTGCGCCGGCGTGGGCGCGGTCAAGGATGGGTTTGTCGTGACGTCGGGCCAGGGCCGTTGCCGGTTCTACGATTGTCGTCAGAAACAGCTGATTGCAAAGCCGCTGGAATTGCCGGCAGGGCTCTGGGATAACCATCTGCATCTGATCTGA
- a CDS encoding di-heme oxidoreductase family protein, with translation MFRSLLRLSAALMALSLAACDDAPRFTKAEPGESRAGGAATVNKRDQNAFSLPSANLSPTRRLDFSVGNSFFRSPWVIAPSTTTARDGLGPLFNTNACQNCHIKDGRGHPPLPDAPNAVSMLVRLSIPDAPAYAKAIEQIGVVPEPVYGGQLQDMAVPGVPPEGKVRVDYTPVNVTFKDGTVVELRKPDLQITQLGYGPMHPDTRFSARIAPPMIGLGLLEAISDADILRNTDPKTADKEAIVGRANWVWDDAQQNTVLGRFGWKAGQPNLNQQNVHAFSGDMGLTTSLRPFDDCTDAQVACQQAPNGNGPDGEPEVSDNILRLVLFYTRNLAVPARRGVNTPQVLAGKNLFYQAGCQGCHKPTFTTAATAAEPELANQVIRPYSDLLLHDMGAGLADNRSEFKAGGRDWRTPPLWGIGLTQTVSGHTQFLHDGRARNLLEAVLWHGGEAQAAQQHVLSFNAEQRAALLAFLNSL, from the coding sequence ATGTTCCGTTCGTTACTTCGCCTGTCAGCAGCGTTGATGGCCCTGAGCCTGGCCGCCTGCGATGACGCGCCCAGGTTTACCAAGGCCGAGCCGGGTGAATCACGGGCGGGCGGCGCAGCAACGGTGAACAAGCGCGACCAGAACGCGTTTTCCCTGCCGTCGGCCAACCTGTCGCCTACCCGGCGCCTGGACTTCAGCGTCGGCAACAGCTTCTTTCGCAGCCCCTGGGTGATAGCACCGTCCACCACCACCGCGCGTGATGGCCTGGGCCCGCTGTTCAACACCAATGCCTGCCAGAACTGCCATATAAAAGACGGCCGTGGTCACCCGCCGCTGCCCGATGCGCCCAACGCGGTGTCGATGCTGGTACGCCTGTCGATTCCGGATGCACCCGCCTATGCCAAGGCCATCGAGCAGATTGGCGTGGTGCCCGAGCCGGTCTACGGTGGGCAATTGCAGGACATGGCGGTGCCGGGCGTGCCACCGGAAGGCAAGGTGCGGGTCGACTACACGCCGGTCAACGTCACCTTCAAGGACGGCACGGTGGTCGAGTTGCGCAAGCCCGACCTGCAGATCACCCAGCTTGGCTACGGCCCGATGCACCCCGACACGCGCTTTTCTGCGCGCATCGCCCCGCCAATGATTGGCCTGGGCCTGCTCGAAGCCATCAGCGACGCCGATATCCTGCGCAACACCGACCCGAAGACCGCCGACAAGGAAGCTATCGTCGGTCGCGCCAATTGGGTCTGGGACGACGCCCAGCAAAACACCGTGCTCGGGCGTTTTGGCTGGAAAGCCGGGCAACCGAATCTCAATCAACAAAATGTTCACGCGTTCTCTGGTGATATGGGCCTCACTACGTCCCTGAGACCCTTTGATGACTGCACCGATGCCCAAGTCGCCTGCCAACAGGCCCCCAACGGTAATGGCCCCGATGGCGAGCCGGAAGTCAGCGACAACATCCTGCGCCTGGTGCTGTTCTACACCCGCAACCTGGCCGTACCGGCGCGTCGTGGCGTCAACACGCCGCAGGTGCTGGCCGGTAAAAACCTGTTCTATCAAGCCGGTTGCCAAGGCTGTCACAAGCCCACGTTCACCACGGCCGCCACTGCTGCCGAACCTGAACTGGCCAACCAGGTGATCCGCCCCTACAGCGACCTGCTGTTGCACGACATGGGAGCGGGCCTTGCCGACAACCGCAGCGAATTCAAGGCCGGTGGCCGCGACTGGCGCACGCCGCCGTTGTGGGGCATCGGCCTGACACAAACCGTGAGTGGCCACACCCAGTTCTTGCATGACGGCCGCGCCCGCAACCTGCTCGAAGCCGTGCTATGGCACGGCGGTGAAGCACAAGCGGCGCAGCAGCATGTGTTGTCCTTCAATGCCGAGCAACGCGCTGCGTTGCTGGCCTTCCTGAATTCTTTATAA